The genome window ATCAACAACTCCTGTTTTTAAAGCCATATAGAGCTCCGTCCATGGGATGGGCGTTCCACTGGCACCGAAAGCTTTGTAGAGAGTGATCTGGCCTTCGTCCATTCCCCGAAACTTCAATCCTTCAAAATCCTGAGGAGAGCGAATTCCTCTCTTTGAATTAGTAAAAGCTAGGAATCCCCCTTCTTCTATAGCTTCAAGCAAAACAGCACCTGTTCTTTTTTTGAATTCCTCTTGTGCCTGTTTCCAAAAGCGACTCTGATCAAAAAAGATATGGGCAGCTTTATAAGAATTGAACATAAAGGGAACAGCGGTGGCATATATTTCGGGGAAGAGGGGTGCTATCCCTCCAAAAGAAGCGATATTGATGATTGGCTGGTTCATTCCCTCTCGAGCAAGAAGCTCCATTCGCTCTTCTTCGTTACCTAACTGGCTATCAGGATAAAGAGAAATCTTAAGTGATCCAGCGCTCTCTTCTTCAACCATTTTTTTAAAGTTTGTGGCAAATAAGTGTACTGCATTATTCTCTATGTCTGCAGGGCCGTTGTATGACATTTTTATTTCCTGAGCCCATGCCGGCAAAGAAAGACAAAGAATCAAAAGACAAACAGCAATAACGTGAAGAAATTTCACCTTCCCACGCAACATTCTTATCACTCTCCCCATAAATTGTCGTTTCTTTTCCAAATAATTGTACATTTAAAAGATAGGTCCTTCAACTATTCGCGAATCTGTCCATCACCATAGATAATAAATTTCGTTGAGGTTAGTTGCTCTACGCCCATAGGACCTCTCGCATGAAGTTTTTGTGTGCTAATGCCAATTTCTGCTCCGAAACCAAAAACTCCGCCATCAGTAAAGCGCGTCGAGGCATTGACATACACGGCAGCAGAATCAACTGCTCCCAGAAATTTCTGCGCATTGCTATAACTTTCGGTCAAAATGGCATCGCTATGTCCAGTACCATATGTTGCAATATGCTCAATAGCTTCATCAATACTTTCCACAACCTTTACAGCAAGAATAAGGTCGTTATACTCTGTCGCCCAATCCTCCTCTGTTGCGGAAATTGCACGCGAGTCTAGTTTGCATATAGCCTCATCCCCCCGTATTTCCACATTCTTCTCGTGGAGAGCTGCCGCAACTAGGGGAACAAAACGAGATGCAACATTGGCATGGATCAGCAAGGTTTCTACTGTATTACATGTAGATGGACGCTGGGTCTTCGCATTTATAACAATGGGGATAGCTTTCTCAAAATCAGCTGTTTCATCAATAAAAATATGACAATTGCCCATACCCGTCATAATAAAGGGGACCGTCGCATTTTCCTGCACAACTTTCTTTAAGCCTTTTCCACCACGTGGGATAAGCACGTCAAGATATTCATTCAATCGCATCAATTCCATTGTCGCTTCTCGATCAGGACTATCTATAAGATTAATAGCTCCTTGCGGAATTCCAGCCTTTACGGCAGCATCAGATATTATCTGAGCAATAATTCTGTTCGAATGAAGAGCCTCTTTTCCCCCGCGAAGAATCACACTGTTGCCAGCCTTAAGACAAAGCCCTGCAGCATCCGCCGTTACATTGGGACGAGATTCATAGATTATGCCTATCACCCCCAAAGGAACACGAACCCGACCTACACGAATTCCACTCTGTGCTGTCCACATCCCCAAGACTTCACCTATCGGGTCATGGAAGGCCGCTATTTCTTCAAGCCCCACAGCCATGGCTTCCACGCGCTTTTCATTGAGTGTTAGACGTTCGAGAAGAGCATAAGAAAGCCCAGCTTGACGCCCCTCTTCCAAATCCTTCTTATTTGCACATAATATCTCGCTGCAATGATCTCGAAGGGCTCCAGCCATGGCACATAATGCTTTATTTTTTTCTTCAGATGAAGCTGTTGCCAAAAAACGGGATGCTTTTTTAGCCTTTTTACCCATATCCCGAACATATTCAGACATCTTCTTCAATACTATTCCTCCTCCACTCTAGATCAAAGCTAAATTATTACGATGAACAATCTCGTCATAATCGGTATTTCCAAGAAGAGCTTCTATTTCATCAGTATGATGGCCGGCAATAATAGCAATTTCATCGGAGGAAAAATTAACCATTCCCCGAGCTATTTCCACTTTGCTACCATCAAAAATTGATACGACTTCACCTCGCGAAAAATTCCCCTCCACTGCAACAACACCTGATGGCAGGAGGCTTTTCCCTCTATTGCGAACTGCTTCAGCAGCGCCATCATCAACAACAATTCGTCCATGGGGAGTACTTCCGAAAGCAATCCACTGTTTTCGAGCCTGAACAGGCTCCCCAGAAGGAAGGAAAAGCGTTCCCAAATTTTCCCCATCCAAAAGACGACGTAAGATATTCGGCTCTTTATTATTTGCAATAATCATGGGGATACCTGAGGTCATAACAATTCGTGCTGCTGCGAGCTTAGTAAACATACCTCCACTGGAATGCTTGCTTCCCTTCGTACGGGAATGAGCCAATAATTCCTGAGAGACCTCCTCCACAACAGGAAGCAGGTGGGCCTCAGGATTGATTCTTGGATCATCGCTGAAAAGCCCATCTATATCAGAAAGGATAATTAAAAGATCTGCATCGATAAGACACGACACCATTGCTGAAAGAGTATCATTATCTCCAAATTTTATTTCGTCTACAGCGACAGTATCATTCTCATTAATAATGGGGACAACGGCAAAATCAAAGAGGGTCAATAAAGTGTGTCGAGCATTCAAATAGCGAAGACGATTAGAGAAGACGTCACGAGTCAACAAAACCTGAGCCACTGTCTTGCCGTATTCTGAAAAGAATTTTTCATACATGTGAACAAGCCGTCCCTGCCCGATAGCGGCAAGAGCCTGCTTCTCCGGCAAGGTTTTAGGCCTGTCTGGAAAATTGATTTTACCCACGCCAGCTCCAACCGCTCCCGAACTGATGAGACAAACGTCACGCCCGCTACTTTGCAAGTCTGAAATCTCCCTCGCTAAAGTCTCCATGCGAAGTAGATTTATTTTCCCCGTCGAGTGGGTTACAGTACTCGTTCCAACTTTTATAACAACACGTTTACACGACTTTAAACGTTCTCTTTGTACCATTCTTGATTCACCCTCCGCACAACTCTCCAAATTAACGATTACGTACAAGTGTAACACTTGATATAACTATAATTTATAGAACAAAAATTTAAATGTTTAAAGTCTCATATTAAGTAAATCTCCAACCGCTTTATATGCGGGGGTTTCAAAGATTAAAGGATCAAAAAGAGACGCATATACATTTTGTACCTTCCATAAATTAATATCCCAATGGTGACGACGAACAAACTCCAGCATTCTTTCCACCTTGGCCAATGAAGAAAATTGCAATTCCCTATCTGTCTGCTCAGCAAGATAGATCATTTCTCGCTCAAGACGCCCTCGAATATGGTGTTGCAACTCTGCCTCATTAATATCAACTCTCCACGAATGTGCTTGTGTAAGTCGCCTTTCTATTTGTTCCAAATCGGGATCGCCATCCCAAATAACTCTTTTGAGTTCTCCGTTCAAGACAACTTCAGCAGCACTCAGAAGCACGTCAGGCAAAGGCATTCGTATTAATCCCATAAAAGCAAGGAGGCTATCGTAATCACGAATAACACTCTTCAAATAATTTTCTATACGAGTAACATCTCTATCAATAATAGAGTGCATAATTCGCCGCTGTCCATCTTTAAAAAGATGTCGAAGTGAATAAGTGCGATGCCCGAAGAGTTCTACGAAAAATTTCTCTGTTTCTTGAGGAAATTTCTCTTGAAGAGATTCTTGCCATTGGAGCATGTCTTCCTGCCTCGCCGAAGCTCGAACGCCGCAAAGGACGTCGTGTCCTCCCCTATGGAATGCTGCGAAAAAGATTCTCTGTTTCTCACCTGTCACCATATGTAAAAGAGTGGCAACACCCAAAGAGAGACGTTCTCCTTTTTCTTTAAGAAGAACCTTCTTCTCGGCTTGTATTTGATAATTATAAAGAGAAAAAATATCTTCTTCCGCAACATCTTCTTCAAAAAGCGTCTTTACAGCATAATGGGCCGCAACTCGGAAAAAGTCAACATAAAAAGGAACCACAAAAATTTCAAAAATGACGCCACCATTTTTAAACTCTCGTACGTTACTTGGAGCTTTTTCGAGCAAAGACATAAAGTTGTTTTTTATACCTTTACCTGACAATTCTTCAAGCAACGATAGAGCATGATATGCATATAAAAGAACTTGAAGAGCCTCTATACCAGATATTTCATCGAAAAACCAACCACAGCTCGTATACATAAACATAGCGCTACGTTCCATCTCCAAAAGCTTTAACGCCCGTATTTGCTCTTCTGAAGAGAGCTCCCTTGGAGAAACAGCAGAGAAAAATTCTTGGCGAGATCCAGTTGAATTGCCCAGTAGACATTGCACATAGACATTTCTCGCCTGCCATGGGTCCGTAAAGAGAGAAGATGCGTCTTTTTCATAAAATTCATCTATTTTTTGCCGCAACCAATCCAAAGATTCTCTCAGCGGCTGCCTCCACTTCTGATGCCATCCTGGATGTAATCCACTATTACAGCCGCAATCCTCTTTCCATCGTTTTATGCCATGAACACAGCTCCATGATGTTTCGTCACGAATTTGTACTTCATATTGAGGCGGAAAGTTATCAAGATATTCTCCATATATGGTAAGTCGTGTATCTTCTCTTTGTTCCATGTAGTTCAAACACCAGGCAAGAGCCATATCTCCATATTTATGGTGATGGCCAAAGGTCTCCCCATCAGTAGCAACATGAGCAAGAGGTGCTTTTTCTTTCACTCTCTCTATTGACGAAAGAAATCTTTGAGCTAAAAGCTGGCCATTCTGTAAGAGGGAACCAAATGCAATGTCTCTTGCTAAAAAATCGTCGTAGAAAAAGAGAGCAATACTTCTTCCCGACGGAAGATGGCATAAATATGGATGCCATGTTTCAATAGGTTTTTGGCTAGTATCATGCCAATTCGTTTCGATTATACTTTTCCATCTTTTAGCCTGATGAGGGGCCAAAAGAGTAAATCGAATACCCTCAGCTGCCAGAACATCCAGAGTTTCCACATCAATAGCCGTTTCAGGAAGCCACATTCCCTCTGGGAAACGTCCAAAACGAGACGTAAAATCCTGAATACCCCAAACTACTTGAGTTACTTTATCTTTCATGGAGGCCAAAGGCATTATCATGTGGTTGTAAACTTGAGCAAGCGCAGGACCATGATTGGAAAATCTTTCTCTTCCTCTACGGTCTGCTTCTAGCAATCCTTCATATGTGTCATGGTCGTGTCGTTCCATCCACTGTAGTAAAGTAGGCCCTACATTAAAACTCATTCGCTCATAGTTCGAGATAATTTTAATTATTTTGCCGTCTTTGCCTAGAATTCTGGCAACCCTGTTCGGAGCATAACATTCGGCAGATATCCGTTCATTCCAATCATGCCAAGGAGCTGCTGACTCTTGCAACTCAATATCGCCAAGCCACGGATTTTCTCGTGGCGGTTGATAAAAATGTCCATGTACACATATATTTTTCATTTCACTCTTCCTCTTTTCTGAAGAAAAGAGCTCCAAAAGCAGGAAGAGTCAAAGAGAGGAAAGCGGAGTGTTCTTTCCAACGTTCAGGAATGGCTTCCTTTCCGCCGAAATTTCCCTCTCCTCTTCCTCCATACATTTCTCCATCGCTGTTAAGGAGCTCTCGCCAATATCCAGCAACAGGAACTCCGACACGATAGTTATAACGAACAACAGGAGTAAAGTTAAAAATGGCCAAAATCATATTCTCTTCTTCATCTTTCCGAATAAAGCCGACAATGCTTGCGCTGCTATCAGAACATGCAATCCATTGAAAACCTTGCTGTTTAAAATCATTAACATGCAATGCTTTTTCGCTAACATATATCTTATTGATATCATGCACCCATCGCTGAACTCCCTTATGAAAAGGCAAATCCAAAAGAGACCAATCTAAGGATTCCTCATGACTCCATTCTCTCCTTTGCGCAAAGTCATCTCCCATAAAAATTAATTTCTTCCCTGGATGGGCATACATATATCCCAAAAGCAAACGTAGCTGCGAAAATTTTTCTTCGAGATTTCCAGGCATTTTTTCAAGCAACGATCTTTTTCCGTAGACAACTTCATCATGAGAAAAGGGAAGAATATAATTTTCAGAGAAGGCATACATCAGGCTAAAGGTCAGGTCATTTTGATGGTATTGTCTATAAAAGGGATCTTTCTTCATATATTCCAAAATATCGTGCATCCAGCCCATATTCCACTTCATTCCGAAACCCAATCCTCCTGCATAGGGTGGACGAGTTACAAGAGGCCATGCCGTAGATTCTTCAGCAATAGTCAAAGTGTCAGGGAAATAGAGATAAATTGCTTCATTAAGACGACGTAAAAAGGAGACAGCCTCCATATTTTCACGCCCCCCATATTGGTTGGGAATCCACTCTCCGTCATTTTTCGCATAATCGAGATAGAGCATAGAGGCAACGCCATCGAGACGAAGTCCATCTACATGGTAATAATCAATCCAGAAAAGAGCGCTGTTAATGAGAAATTCCTGCACTTCAGTTCGACCGTAGTTAAAAATATAGCTTCTCCACTCTGGATGAATTTTCTGTCGAGGGTCTGAATGTTCATATAAAGATGTTCCATCAAAATAGGCAAGACCATGAGCATCGGAAGGAAAATGAGAAGGAACCCAGTCGAGAAAAACAGCAATATCGGCCCTGTGCAGCATGTCTATAAGAAACATAAGATCTTGTGGAGCTCCATAACGCCTCGTGGGAGCGAAAAAACCCGTTACCTGATAGCCCCAGGATCCATAAAAAGGATGTTCCATAACAGGCATAAGCTCCACAGCCGTAAATCCCATTTTTTTTACGTAAGCAACCAAAGGATCTGCAATATCTCTATACGAAAACCACTCTCCTTTTTTTCTCATCCAAGAACCTAAATGGACTTCGTATAAAGAAAGGGGGGAAGAAAACCAATTGATTGTTTTTCTTTTCTCCAGCCACTCAGTATCTTCCCATTCGTAATTGAGGGATGTAATAACTGATGCCGTTTTAGGAGGCTTTTCACACATAAAGGCAAAGGGATCTCCCTTATCAAAAATTTCTCCTTTCTTCGAACGGATATGATATTTATAAAAATCACCACAAGAAGCAGAAAAGACTACCCCTTCCCAAATGCCACTTTCATCCCATCTATTAGAGAGATGATCTGCCTCAGGATTCCAATTATTAAAATCTCCAATGACAGAAACTTCAGCAGCATTAGGAGCCCATACTGCAAAATATACCCCCTCGACACCATCTATAGACACGACGTGAGCTCCCATTTTTGTATAGAGTTTCAAATGGGTACCCTCTTTGAAAAGATAAGTATCAATATCTGAAAAAAGGGATAATGGTAAATCTTTGCCGCTCATAATTGTCCCCCTTGCAAAATAAATAAAATTATTTTTTAAATTATAACAATCTCTACCCTCTGTGGTGTAGAATGTCAATACTTAGAAAAAGAGAGAGGAGGGAAAATATGACAAGACATGGTGGAATTTTGCTGCCAGTTTTTTCTCTTCCATCTCCATGGGGCATTGGCGATGTGGGATCTCGTGCCAGGAACTTCGTAGATTGGCTTGCCCAGGCAGGCCAACACTATTGGCAAATGCTGCCCCTGACACATACAAAAGAAATCTTCGGGAATTCTCCTTATAGCAGTCTCTCTGCCTTCGCATGTTCTCCCCTACTTGCAAGCATTGAAGATTTAATTGATGAAGGTTTGATCTACCCCAATGAAATTCCCCTCTTCAATGAAGAAAAGGTCGGCAAGGTGCACTATGGTCTGGCTGAAAAGCTGAAAATGCCTCTTTTGGAGAAAGCCTTTCAGCGCTTTATCCAACGGGCTAACATGGATCCCCTTTATCTTTTTTGGGAAGAACAGCGATGGTGGCTTAACGATTTTGCCCTTTTTATGGCTATTCGCCATAGAATAGAAGATGATCGATGGAACTTATGGCCAGCTTCCATCAGACAAAGAGAGAAGCAAACTTTAGATACGATCAGATCAGAAGAAAAAGAGTATATCCTTTTTACCGTATTTGTTCAGTATGTCGTATTTTCTCAATTTCAAAAATTACGTT of Aminobacterium sp. MB27-C1 contains these proteins:
- a CDS encoding glutamate-5-semialdehyde dehydrogenase — translated: MSEYVRDMGKKAKKASRFLATASSEEKNKALCAMAGALRDHCSEILCANKKDLEEGRQAGLSYALLERLTLNEKRVEAMAVGLEEIAAFHDPIGEVLGMWTAQSGIRVGRVRVPLGVIGIIYESRPNVTADAAGLCLKAGNSVILRGGKEALHSNRIIAQIISDAAVKAGIPQGAINLIDSPDREATMELMRLNEYLDVLIPRGGKGLKKVVQENATVPFIMTGMGNCHIFIDETADFEKAIPIVINAKTQRPSTCNTVETLLIHANVASRFVPLVAAALHEKNVEIRGDEAICKLDSRAISATEEDWATEYNDLILAVKVVESIDEAIEHIATYGTGHSDAILTESYSNAQKFLGAVDSAAVYVNASTRFTDGGVFGFGAEIGISTQKLHARGPMGVEQLTSTKFIIYGDGQIRE
- the dctP gene encoding TRAP transporter substrate-binding protein DctP, producing the protein MLRGKVKFLHVIAVCLLILCLSLPAWAQEIKMSYNGPADIENNAVHLFATNFKKMVEEESAGSLKISLYPDSQLGNEEERMELLAREGMNQPIINIASFGGIAPLFPEIYATAVPFMFNSYKAAHIFFDQSRFWKQAQEEFKKRTGAVLLEAIEEGGFLAFTNSKRGIRSPQDFEGLKFRGMDEGQITLYKAFGASGTPIPWTELYMALKTGVVDGQMNPAMYIKMGSLYEVQKHLTLANIQYSDQFLVINGDLFDSLSEENQHIVLEAAKKANAMNREAVEAQDSKDVQFLSDHGMQVYTPNEEEMNAFREKALPAYHEWLKTKVSKEWLDLALECAKNANAAASK
- the proB gene encoding glutamate 5-kinase; translated protein: MVQRERLKSCKRVVIKVGTSTVTHSTGKINLLRMETLAREISDLQSSGRDVCLISSGAVGAGVGKINFPDRPKTLPEKQALAAIGQGRLVHMYEKFFSEYGKTVAQVLLTRDVFSNRLRYLNARHTLLTLFDFAVVPIINENDTVAVDEIKFGDNDTLSAMVSCLIDADLLIILSDIDGLFSDDPRINPEAHLLPVVEEVSQELLAHSRTKGSKHSSGGMFTKLAAARIVMTSGIPMIIANNKEPNILRRLLDGENLGTLFLPSGEPVQARKQWIAFGSTPHGRIVVDDGAAEAVRNRGKSLLPSGVVAVEGNFSRGEVVSIFDGSKVEIARGMVNFSSDEIAIIAGHHTDEIEALLGNTDYDEIVHRNNLALI
- a CDS encoding DUF3536 domain-containing protein, whose product is MKNICVHGHFYQPPRENPWLGDIELQESAAPWHDWNERISAECYAPNRVARILGKDGKIIKIISNYERMSFNVGPTLLQWMERHDHDTYEGLLEADRRGRERFSNHGPALAQVYNHMIMPLASMKDKVTQVVWGIQDFTSRFGRFPEGMWLPETAIDVETLDVLAAEGIRFTLLAPHQAKRWKSIIETNWHDTSQKPIETWHPYLCHLPSGRSIALFFYDDFLARDIAFGSLLQNGQLLAQRFLSSIERVKEKAPLAHVATDGETFGHHHKYGDMALAWCLNYMEQREDTRLTIYGEYLDNFPPQYEVQIRDETSWSCVHGIKRWKEDCGCNSGLHPGWHQKWRQPLRESLDWLRQKIDEFYEKDASSLFTDPWQARNVYVQCLLGNSTGSRQEFFSAVSPRELSSEEQIRALKLLEMERSAMFMYTSCGWFFDEISGIEALQVLLYAYHALSLLEELSGKGIKNNFMSLLEKAPSNVREFKNGGVIFEIFVVPFYVDFFRVAAHYAVKTLFEEDVAEEDIFSLYNYQIQAEKKVLLKEKGERLSLGVATLLHMVTGEKQRIFFAAFHRGGHDVLCGVRASARQEDMLQWQESLQEKFPQETEKFFVELFGHRTYSLRHLFKDGQRRIMHSIIDRDVTRIENYLKSVIRDYDSLLAFMGLIRMPLPDVLLSAAEVVLNGELKRVIWDGDPDLEQIERRLTQAHSWRVDINEAELQHHIRGRLEREMIYLAEQTDRELQFSSLAKVERMLEFVRRHHWDINLWKVQNVYASLFDPLIFETPAYKAVGDLLNMRL
- the glgB gene encoding 1,4-alpha-glucan branching protein GlgB; the protein is MSGKDLPLSLFSDIDTYLFKEGTHLKLYTKMGAHVVSIDGVEGVYFAVWAPNAAEVSVIGDFNNWNPEADHLSNRWDESGIWEGVVFSASCGDFYKYHIRSKKGEIFDKGDPFAFMCEKPPKTASVITSLNYEWEDTEWLEKRKTINWFSSPLSLYEVHLGSWMRKKGEWFSYRDIADPLVAYVKKMGFTAVELMPVMEHPFYGSWGYQVTGFFAPTRRYGAPQDLMFLIDMLHRADIAVFLDWVPSHFPSDAHGLAYFDGTSLYEHSDPRQKIHPEWRSYIFNYGRTEVQEFLINSALFWIDYYHVDGLRLDGVASMLYLDYAKNDGEWIPNQYGGRENMEAVSFLRRLNEAIYLYFPDTLTIAEESTAWPLVTRPPYAGGLGFGMKWNMGWMHDILEYMKKDPFYRQYHQNDLTFSLMYAFSENYILPFSHDEVVYGKRSLLEKMPGNLEEKFSQLRLLLGYMYAHPGKKLIFMGDDFAQRREWSHEESLDWSLLDLPFHKGVQRWVHDINKIYVSEKALHVNDFKQQGFQWIACSDSSASIVGFIRKDEEENMILAIFNFTPVVRYNYRVGVPVAGYWRELLNSDGEMYGGRGEGNFGGKEAIPERWKEHSAFLSLTLPAFGALFFRKEEE